A single region of the Erythrobacter sp. genome encodes:
- a CDS encoding cation diffusion facilitator family transporter — translation MSGEGELHLETADKRRTLWVVLWLNVALAVGFFIFGYFADSNALIANGLDNSSDALVYVLSLLALTRTRTWKRNAARLSGILLLVLAGGVIADAIRRFVEGSEPGGIMMMAMAAVAAVVNLVCLRLLQKLQQKDVNLRAATTFSFNDFVANGGIILAGIIVMLTGSNWPDLVVGVAVAGIALYGGIDILRDAHMDKHDEEGTEHHRGDAFREP, via the coding sequence ATGAGCGGCGAAGGCGAGCTGCATCTTGAAACCGCAGACAAGCGAAGAACGCTATGGGTCGTTCTCTGGCTCAATGTCGCGCTGGCCGTAGGCTTCTTTATTTTCGGCTATTTCGCCGACTCGAACGCCCTCATCGCCAATGGACTGGACAACTCCTCTGACGCCCTCGTCTACGTCCTGAGCCTCCTCGCGCTTACACGAACACGCACATGGAAAAGAAACGCCGCGCGCTTGTCAGGCATTCTTCTTCTCGTGCTCGCAGGAGGCGTGATCGCCGATGCTATCCGACGTTTTGTGGAGGGATCGGAACCGGGCGGCATCATGATGATGGCCATGGCCGCGGTTGCTGCGGTGGTGAACCTAGTTTGCCTTCGCCTGCTTCAGAAGCTGCAGCAAAAGGACGTCAACTTACGCGCTGCAACAACCTTCAGCTTTAACGACTTCGTCGCCAACGGTGGCATTATTCTGGCAGGGATCATTGTCATGCTGACAGGCTCGAACTGGCCCGATCTTGTTGTCGGTGTCGCCGTTGCGGGGATCGCTCTTTACGGCGGCATCGATATCCTGCGAGACGCGCATATGGATAAGCACGATGAAGAGGGGACGGAACATCACAGGGGTGATGCGTTCCGCGAGCCATGA